Below is a window of Streptomyces sp. ITFR-16 DNA.
CGTGCCGCAGGCCGGCCTGCTCGTCGGCGGACTGATCCTGCTGGCCGCCGTCGCCGTGCTGAGCATGGGCGTCGGGGCCCGCCACGTTCCTCCCTCGGAAGTCGTGCGGGCACTGCTGGACTTCCGGGGGACCGATGACCAGGTGATCGTCCGCGACGTCCGGGCGCCGCGCGCGCTGCTGGCCGTCGCGGTCGGCGCCGCCCTCGCGGTGGCCGGCTCCCTGATCCAGACGCTCGCCCGCAATCCGCTGGCCGAGCCCGGCATCCTCGGCGTCACCGCGGGCGCCGGGTTCGCCGTCACCGTCGGCTCGGCGCTCGGCCTGGCCACCGGCCAGGCGGGCGAACTGGGCTTCGCGGTCGTCGGCTCCGTCCTCGCGGCCCTGCTGGTCGCCGCGGTCGGACAGCGCTCGCCCCTGCGCCTCGTGCTCACCGGGGTCGCCCTCACCGCGATCCTGGGCGGCGTCGCGCTGGGCATGCGGCTGATGCTCCCGGATGTCTTCGACACCTACCGGTTCTGGTCGGTCGGCTCGCTGGCCGGCCGCGAACAGGCCCCGCTGGCGCTGCCGTTGACCGCGATCGGGGTGTGCCTGCTCGGGGCGGTGCTGCTGAGCAGGGCGCTCAACGCCCTCACCCTGGGCGAGAGCGTGGCCCAGACGCTCGGCGCGAGCGTGGGCCGGGTCCGGGGCGCCGCCCTCGTCCTGATCACCGTGCTCAGCGGGGCGGCGACCGCCGTCGCGGGACCGATCCTGTTCGTCGGGCTGATCGTGCCCCACCTCGCCCGCAAGCCGGCGGCCGGCTCGGTGCCCTGGCTCATCCTCTACACGATGGTGCTGGGCCCGATCCTGCTGCTCGGCGCCGACATCGCCTCCCGGGTACTGCTGCCCACCGGCGAGGTGCCGGTGGCCATCGTGACCGCCTTCCTCGGCGGACCCATGCTGATCTGGGCCGTCCGCCGCTACGGAGCTGGTTCGCTGTGAAGACGCTCGGACCGAGGACCGAACGCCGCACGGTGGTCCTCGTGGTGGTACTCGTCGCCCTGATGCTGGGCCTGGGCCTGCTGGGGCTGTGTTACGGGGCGTCATGGTCGTCCCCCAGCCGGGTGTTCGCCGTGCTGACCGGCTCGGAGCACTCCGTGGTGATCCGGGACTGGCGGCTGCCGCGCGTGCTGGCCGGAGTCGTCTTCGGCCTCGCGCTCGGGGTGGCGGGGGCGATCTTCCAGAACCTCACCCGCAACCCGATGGGCAGCCCGGATGTCATCGGCCTCGACGCCGGCGCCTACACCGGAGCCCTGGTCGCCATCACCGTCCTGTCCGGCACCTCCGCGCAACTGGCCGTCGGCTCGGTGCTCGGCGGACTCGTCGTCGCGGCCGCGATCTATCTGCTCTCGCTCGAACACGGCTTCTCCGGGCTGCGGCTGGTGGTGATCGGCATCGCGGTCAACGCGATGGTGACCGCGATCAACTCATGGATCGTGCTGCGCTCCGAGCTGGAGGTGGCGATCGCCGCCGTCGGCTGGAGCGCCGGTTCGCTCAACGGTGTGGGCTGGGACGACCTGGGCATCCCGTTCGCGGTCATCGCCGTCCTGCTGATCCTGATGACCGCACGGGCCCACGCCATGCACCAGGCCTCCCTCGGTGACGCCGTCGCCGTCACCACCGGGGTCGGTCTCGACCGGCTGCGGCTGCTCATGGTGCTGGTCGGCGTCGGCTGCACGGCCACGGTGACGGCGGTGGCCGGGCCGATCGCGTTCATCGCGCTGGCCGCCCCGCAGATCGGGCGCAGGCTCGCCGGAGCGGCCGGAGTGCCGCTGCTCCCGGCCGCGCTGACCGGGGCGGTGCTCCTCCAGGGCGCCGACCTGATCGCCCAGATGCTGCTGGCGCCCGTCGCGCTGCCCGTCGGCGTGGTGAGCACCGCGATCGGCGGTTGCTATCTGATCTGGCTGCTGACCAAGGAGGTGAGGCGCGCGTGACCGCACGCCTGACAGCGCGGGAGCTCACCCTGCGCTACGGAGACCGGGTCGTGTCCACACGGCTCAGCCTCGACATCCCCGACGGGGCGTTCACCGCCATCGTCGGCCCCAACGCCTGCGGAAAATCAACCCTGTTGAGCGCACTGGTCCGGCTGCTCCGGCCGGCCTCCGGGCAGGTGGAACTCGACGGACGCGAGGTCGGCGGCTACGCCACCAAGGCCCTGGCCAGACAACTCGGCTTCCTGCCGCAGGACCCGCTGGCGCCCGAGGACATCAAGGTCCGCCAACTGGTGGGCCGGGGACGGTTCCCGCACCAGTCGATGCTGGCGCTCTGGTCGGCCGAGGACAAGGAGGCGGTCGACGAGGCGATGGCCGCCGCCGGTGTCGAGGACCTCGGCGAACGCCCCGTGCAGGAACTGTCCGGCGGACAGCGGCAACGGGTGTGGATGGCCATGGTCCTCGCCCAGCAGACGCCCTACCTGCTCCTGGACGAACCCACGTCCTTCCTGGACATCACCCACCAGTACCAACTGCTCGGCCTGCTGGCCAGGCTGCGCAACGAGGGCCGCACCGTGGTCGCGGTCCTGCACGACATCAACCAGGCCTGCCGCTTCGCCGACCACCTGATCGCCATGAAGGGCGGCACGGTGATCGCCGAGGGAGACCCCGGGGACATCGTGGACGCCGCCCTCATCAAGGACGTCTTCGACCTGCCGAGCGTCATCGTCCCCGACCCCGTGACCGGCACACCGATGATCGTTCCCACCCTT
It encodes the following:
- a CDS encoding iron chelate uptake ABC transporter family permease subunit, whose protein sequence is MTVAGRAPRAAKTRRAVPQAGLLVGGLILLAAVAVLSMGVGARHVPPSEVVRALLDFRGTDDQVIVRDVRAPRALLAVAVGAALAVAGSLIQTLARNPLAEPGILGVTAGAGFAVTVGSALGLATGQAGELGFAVVGSVLAALLVAAVGQRSPLRLVLTGVALTAILGGVALGMRLMLPDVFDTYRFWSVGSLAGREQAPLALPLTAIGVCLLGAVLLSRALNALTLGESVAQTLGASVGRVRGAALVLITVLSGAATAVAGPILFVGLIVPHLARKPAAGSVPWLILYTMVLGPILLLGADIASRVLLPTGEVPVAIVTAFLGGPMLIWAVRRYGAGSL
- a CDS encoding iron chelate uptake ABC transporter family permease subunit, whose product is MLGLGLLGLCYGASWSSPSRVFAVLTGSEHSVVIRDWRLPRVLAGVVFGLALGVAGAIFQNLTRNPMGSPDVIGLDAGAYTGALVAITVLSGTSAQLAVGSVLGGLVVAAAIYLLSLEHGFSGLRLVVIGIAVNAMVTAINSWIVLRSELEVAIAAVGWSAGSLNGVGWDDLGIPFAVIAVLLILMTARAHAMHQASLGDAVAVTTGVGLDRLRLLMVLVGVGCTATVTAVAGPIAFIALAAPQIGRRLAGAAGVPLLPAALTGAVLLQGADLIAQMLLAPVALPVGVVSTAIGGCYLIWLLTKEVRRA
- a CDS encoding ABC transporter ATP-binding protein — encoded protein: MTARLTARELTLRYGDRVVSTRLSLDIPDGAFTAIVGPNACGKSTLLSALVRLLRPASGQVELDGREVGGYATKALARQLGFLPQDPLAPEDIKVRQLVGRGRFPHQSMLALWSAEDKEAVDEAMAAAGVEDLGERPVQELSGGQRQRVWMAMVLAQQTPYLLLDEPTSFLDITHQYQLLGLLARLRNEGRTVVAVLHDINQACRFADHLIAMKGGTVIAEGDPGDIVDAALIKDVFDLPSVIVPDPVTGTPMIVPTLQGE